One genomic region from Quercus robur chromosome 4, dhQueRobu3.1, whole genome shotgun sequence encodes:
- the LOC126722720 gene encoding uncharacterized protein LOC126722720: MYNGRTDPVEHVSQFNQRMVIHSKDEALMCKVFLSSLGPMVMRWFDGLKPNSIGSFKQLIQAFGSRFIMSNRVPQPLDSLLSLSMREGETLKAYSDRYWEMYNEIEGNHDDVAINTFKSGLPTKHGLRKSLIGKPVTNLRQLMD; the protein is encoded by the coding sequence ATGTACAACGGTCGAACGGACCCCGTAGAGCACGTAAGCCAATTTAACCAGAGAATGGTCATCCATTCCAAAGACGAGGCTTTAATGTGCAAAGTATTTTTGTCCAGCTTGGGGCCGAtggtgatgagatggtttgatggcctCAAGCCAAATTCCATTGGTTCCTTTAAGCAGCTAATCCAGGCCTTTGGCTCTCGCTTCATCATGAGTAACAGGGTTCCTCAGCCCTTGGATTCTCTACTGTctttgtccatgcgagaaggggaGACCCTGAAAGCCTACTCGGACAGGTACTGGGAGATGTACAATGAGATAGAGGGTAACCATGATGACGTCGCTATCAACACTTTCAAGAGCGGCCTCCCAACTAAGCATGGTTTAAGAAAATCCCTAATAGGAAAGCCTGTCACCAACCTGCGCCAACTTATGGATTAG